The Staphylococcus sp. 17KM0847 DNA segment GAAAAAGATGTCACTTTAAAAACAAGTCTAGAACTTAAAAAACGCCTTGAAAAAGAAGGGGCTAAGGTAAAGTTAACACGTAGCGATGATACATACGTCAAATTGAAGAATCGTAAGGCAACGGGTGATGTTTTTTTAAGTATTCATAACGATGCACTTGAATCTTCTGGTGCAAATGGCGCAACGGTTTATTGGTATCATGATAAACAAGAAGTATTGGCTGAAACTTTAGCTGCAACGATACAGAAAAAAACGCTATTGTCTGATAGAGGTGCAAGGCAAGAAAATTATCAAGTATTACGTCAAACGAAAAAACCAGCTGTTTTATTAGAGCTAGGCTATATTAGTAATCCAACTGATGAAGTGCTGATGAACGATCAAAACCATCGCTATATTGTTGAAACGGCAGTTGTTGATGGATTGAAATATTATTTCTTAAATCAATAGCTTGAAAAATACTATGAAAACAGTTATGATTGTAAATGAATTTTATAAATAAAACCGTATGTATTCTTGCCGGTGTATCATAAGATGTGAAGGCTGTAATCGAAAGAGAGTTTGTCCGAGGCTGCAAGACAAACCATCCGATGATATGACTCGAACACAAGAAGAGGTACTTTATGAGAATAAAGTCGTGTTGCGTATGTTATCCGCTAAAGAGTGAAGATTGTTATTTCGATAAGAACACAATCTTAATGAGGGTGGCAACACGGCATGAAGACGTCCCTTATATGTGATGAGCATATAAGGGGCGTTTTGCTATTTTAAAATAATGCTGAGTATTGAAAAGTGGTATGTCATAAATTATTCGATAGGAGAGGGATAGAGATGATTAATATTCCACGAGGGACGCAAGATATTTTACCAGAAACATCATCACAGTGGCGTTATATTGAATCGCGTTTACATGAGCTGATGGCACAGTACAATTATCAAGAAATTCGAACACCGATTTTTGAAAGTACAGAACTTTTTGCACGTGGTGTAGGAGATTCGACAGACGTCGTTCAAAAAGAAATGTATACATTTAAGGATAAGGGAGATCGTAGTATTACGTTACGCCCAGAAGGTACAGCAGCAGTTGTACGCAGTTATATTGAAAATAAAATGCAAGGTTTAGCCAATCAACCGGTAAAACTTTATTATAACGGACCTATGTTTCGTTATGAACGTAAACAAAAAGGGCGCTATCGTCAATTTAATCAATTTGGAGTAGAAGCAATTGGGGCAGAAAACCCAAGTATAGACGCAGAAGTGCTTGCAATGGTCATGCATATCTACCAATCTTTTGGTTTGAAAAACTTAAAACTTGTGATCAACAGTATTGGGGATGCAGCGTCTCGTATTGAATACCAAGAAGCTTTAAAAGCACATTTTAAGCCGGTTATTCATAATTATTGCTCAGATTGTCAAAAACGAATTGATACCAATCCGATGCGCATTTTGGATTGCAAAGTAGATAGAGACAAACCAGAAATGAAAACAGCACCAGCTATTACAGAGTATTTAAATGAAACATCAAAAGCATATTTTGAAGCAGTAAAAGCACATTTAGACCGTTTGAATATTCCGTATGTTGTAGATCCAAACCTTGTGCGAGGACTGGATTATTATACACACACGGCTTTTGAGGTGATGATGGACAGTTCTGATTATGATGGTGCGATTACGACATTATGTGGTGGCGGTCGTTATAATGGTTTGCTTGAATTATTAGATGGACCACAGCAAACAGGTATTGGTTTCGCATTGAGTATCGAACGTTTGCTGTTGGCATTAGAGGCAGAAGGTATTGAATTACCAATGCACAACCATATTGATCTCTTTATCGCAACAATGGGTCAATCAGCTGATAATTATGCAGTTGTACTTTTAAATGAATTGCGTCATGCAGGTATTAAAGCAGATAAAGATTATTTGGGTCGTAAGTTAAAAGGACAGATGAAGCAAGCTGACCGACTCGCGGCACGATATACAATCGTTATTGGAGATCAAGAGCTTGAACAACAACAAGTTGCGATTAAAAATATGACAACTGGCGAATCAGAAACGATAAAATTTGATGATATTACAAAATATATTAATGGAGGGCTATAACATGACACAACGAACGACATATTGTGGATTAGTAACAGAAGCATTTTTAGGACAAGAAGTCACATTGAAAGGATGGGTACATAATAGACGTGACCTTGGTGGATTGATTTTCATCGATGTACGCGATCGTGAAGGTTATGTACAAGTTGTATTTAACCCAGATTTTTCAGCAGATGCCTTAGCAGTTGCTGAGCGTGTACGTTCTGAGTATGTTGTAGAAGTGACAGGTACAGTCACAAAGCGGGATGAAGAAACAGTCAACCCTAAAATTAAAACAGGTCGTGTTGAAGTACAAGCCAAAACGCTAAATATTATTAACAAATCTGAAACACCACCATTTGCGATAAATGAAGAAAACATTACAGTAGATGAAAATATACGTTTAAAATATCGTTATTTAGATTTGCGACGTGAAAAGTTTGCTGAAACATTTAAAATGCGTCATCAAACAACACAAGCTATTCGACGTTACTTAGACGAGGCAGGATTTTATGATGTGGAAACACCAGTATTAACGAAGTCAACGCCAGAGGGTGCGCGTGACTATCTTGTACCATCACGTGTACATGATGGTGAGTTTTATGCATTACCACAATCACCACAGTTGTTTAAACAGTTATTAATGATTAGCGGCTTTGATAAGTATTATCAAGTTGCAAAATGCTTCCGAGATGAAGACTTGCGTGCAGATCGTCAACCTGAATTTACACAAATCGATATTGAGATGAGCTTTGTTGAGCAAGAAGATGTAATGGCTTTAGGTGAAGATATGTTAAAACGTGTTGTATCTGAAGTGAAAGGTGTTACATTAACAGATGCATTTCCACGTATGACTTACGCTGAAGCAATGGAACGTTACGGTAGTGATAAGCCAGATACACGTTTTGGTATGGAACTTATCGATGTATCTGAACTAGGCGAAACAATGGATTTCAAAGTATTTAAAGGTGCCGTTGAAAATGGAGGACAAGTCAAAGCAATCGTAGTAGA contains these protein-coding regions:
- a CDS encoding N-acetylmuramoyl-L-alanine amidase, translating into MRKFDRWLRNKKINPKRVYIVALCILLLLMIAFVFIGLNSGNDKKLRMVEDAEIRTGPNAAYPVLYEVKKGETFDIVSRQGKWLEVMSSDHKRKGWIAGWHTQLDIKEDVDPNARPLKNKVIVIDPGHGGGDQGASSHTGKKTLEKDVTLKTSLELKKRLEKEGAKVKLTRSDDTYVKLKNRKATGDVFLSIHNDALESSGANGATVYWYHDKQEVLAETLAATIQKKTLLSDRGARQENYQVLRQTKKPAVLLELGYISNPTDEVLMNDQNHRYIVETAVVDGLKYYFLNQ
- the hisS gene encoding histidine--tRNA ligase, giving the protein MINIPRGTQDILPETSSQWRYIESRLHELMAQYNYQEIRTPIFESTELFARGVGDSTDVVQKEMYTFKDKGDRSITLRPEGTAAVVRSYIENKMQGLANQPVKLYYNGPMFRYERKQKGRYRQFNQFGVEAIGAENPSIDAEVLAMVMHIYQSFGLKNLKLVINSIGDAASRIEYQEALKAHFKPVIHNYCSDCQKRIDTNPMRILDCKVDRDKPEMKTAPAITEYLNETSKAYFEAVKAHLDRLNIPYVVDPNLVRGLDYYTHTAFEVMMDSSDYDGAITTLCGGGRYNGLLELLDGPQQTGIGFALSIERLLLALEAEGIELPMHNHIDLFIATMGQSADNYAVVLLNELRHAGIKADKDYLGRKLKGQMKQADRLAARYTIVIGDQELEQQQVAIKNMTTGESETIKFDDITKYINGGL
- the aspS gene encoding aspartate--tRNA ligase; its protein translation is MTQRTTYCGLVTEAFLGQEVTLKGWVHNRRDLGGLIFIDVRDREGYVQVVFNPDFSADALAVAERVRSEYVVEVTGTVTKRDEETVNPKIKTGRVEVQAKTLNIINKSETPPFAINEENITVDENIRLKYRYLDLRREKFAETFKMRHQTTQAIRRYLDEAGFYDVETPVLTKSTPEGARDYLVPSRVHDGEFYALPQSPQLFKQLLMISGFDKYYQVAKCFRDEDLRADRQPEFTQIDIEMSFVEQEDVMALGEDMLKRVVSEVKGVTLTDAFPRMTYAEAMERYGSDKPDTRFGMELIDVSELGETMDFKVFKGAVENGGQVKAIVVEGAAKDYTRKDIDGLTEFVNIYGAKGLAWVKVVEEGLNGPIARFFEEAHVEQLQTLTGAQAGDLVLFVADSKDVVAQSLGALRNKLGKERGLIDPTALNFLWVTDWPLLEYDEEAHRYVAAHHPFTSPKTEDVDKLETAPETAQAQAYDIVLNGYELGGGSIRIHDGELQQKMFKALGFTEEAATEQFGFLLDAFKYGAPPHGGIALGLDRLVMLLTGRTNLRDTIAFPKTASATDLLTDAPGTVSERQLDELSLRIKH